Below is a window of Tachysurus fulvidraco isolate hzauxx_2018 chromosome 11, HZAU_PFXX_2.0, whole genome shotgun sequence DNA.
TCAACACAATGCATACTGCGCAACACACCTAAGGCAGTCCAATTTAATAGTCTCATTTTTCCTTGAACATAGAAATCTCAACACAGAAATTCTGTTCTCTTTTCAGTTCCAATTGGGATAAGATTCATCATGTTCAGCAAAAGATCCTAGATCGAGtgcttatataagcacacaaaTTCACATGAACCAGGATTTAAAATTAGACAGGAAAAACCAAACCTGGAGTTTAAACAGGAATTTTATGACTCTCAAATGTTTCACAGTAAAGGTTGTATCGTTGGACACAGCATGATGAATAAACCATTATTTAACAAAGTTTTAGaattagtatacagtatataataccGAAATAGTGTTTCACCAAAGTATTCGATCTACCAGAAGTCCTGTGTATGATGTAGATGGTACATTATATAGCTTGTTACCAAAATCCAAAGGCGATTATTTAGATGTCTTATACCATAAAATGTAGCAAAATTCCAGAAACACATTATATTATGTAACTGGAGAAAGCTAAGCCCAGAAAGCTGAAATCAAGTACAGGATTTTTACACTTTATAGACTTCATGGTAAACAAGACAAGTACAAATGACAGTTTaattgactttatttatttggttctaaaaatagtaataaatataatatctaGCTCAGTGGATGTAATATTCAAACTCTTCAATCCCTATATTAACACAGTGACTGTTTATAATTCCAGTGATTTAGCCCTATACTGAACCAAGACTGTGCCATTAATGATAAAGCCTGACCTACTGCCAgagacataaaatatatatcaagatataaaatacatatcaaaatttaattaaatgaaatgttccaagccaaatgtgtgtgtctataaatTCTAAAGTGCCTAATAACATCTGGCCAACTGTGTAGAAGCATTTCACCCAAACTCTGTGCCATTGTTTCCAAACCTATGgttgtaatgtatataaacttCTGTCCATGGTTCTCTGCTTTAATATCTCTCAAAAGCATCATGGATTATGGTaccctgtgtgtctctgcagtCCTCAGGTTGGAGGTGGTCCATTGACATAACATAAAGCTAGGTGAAAGGAATGTGCAAGAGAGTTGGAGCGGTAGCATTGGTTGTCTTGGAGCACTGAGGTGAGCCAGATGACCAGAACCACGAATAGGGCTAACAGAATGCAGAGCAGACTTGGGGACTTCAGGAACTCCAACAGATTTAGGAGACTTAGTGACCAGTGTTGCTGTTCTCTGTTGGCACTGCACAAAGGAAGAAGTGACATGAAAAAGGATTCCAGTAAGTCTACTACAAGAGTTTCAGTTGATACTCTATCCTATTGTTTCACATTAAGAGACCATTTCTAATATTCATCTATTCAGAAACTACATCACAAAGCTTTGTGCCTTTGGAAACAATCTTGAGCCTCCTTGAATTTTTCTATACAGAATCTAAAGAGTACTCAACTCATTTTAAAGAGTAAGTAGGTCATTGAGTTGTAGTGATTTGGCCACACTGAAACTAGCAGATGTTCTTACTATACAGTAATTCTCTAATTCTCAACTCTAATTTTGATTTCTGGAGCAAAATATTTTTGCTTCTGGAGAAAACCATGGCTTCACTTTGTCAGATTATTCTCACAGAACCTTCTCATCTCTGAAAAGACCAATGTaaaactgtctttttttttaatgatttgtaGAAACTCAATAGGGGGTTATAATCAGCTATGAACGTAAAATCCTAAATAGGAACCTAAACTAAAATGCTTTTAGAATCAATGAGATCTGCATATCATCTGCTCTTGTAATGtgactacagtatatgtgctCATTTCTCTACACAGCATAAACAGTACTCTAGGCACACATATATAGAAGTTCTATTCCAGGAATGGAAACATATGCCAATTAAACAATATACTGATTTTCAATTCACTAAGTTTCAACAGTTAAAAAGCTCACCAGTGTGTCTTAGTGCAGCTGCTTTCCTTCATTGAATCTTTTAAGTTCAGTCTCTCCTTCATACACTAGTGGAAGTGATAGACAAAATTGTAATGACAAGATGGCAACTGGTGAAAATGAGAGACAAGATTGCAAAGTATCCCCACAGGGGCTCGGCTGTTTATGAGCAATTTGCAATCAGACAACATTATGAGCGCAATTATATACAGAGGGTTTAGAAGTGCAAAATTCATAAAATCTGTCTGaaccaaaaaaagagagagagtcaaaTATACTACACTTTACTAACTCTAAATTTAATTTctactttattatttagtaaTCAGTGATGACTTATAGTGTTATAGCATCCATTAATAATTAAGTCACCAGGTTCAGTAAGAGAGGAGATAAACAACCTGTGAGAGGGGTGTGGACTGATATGtttgggtgagagagagagtgtgtgagagagagagaaaaatacaccTGTGAGCTTGGGTAATGTTTGGTAGATTTAGATTGAAGGTCACATGATTTGGTGAAGCACATGTTATTGGTGTGCTGTAAGCAGGACTGCCTCTTGAGAAGCACATTTTCCAGATAGTCAGCTTCCCCCACCTCCTCCCCCTTGTGCATGGATGTCGATGAATAAAACCTTGAATACTGCTGTGAAGATGGACAAAGAACAAAAAGCTCAGTCACAGAGCTCCCAGAAATAGAAAACAGAAAGCTCATTACTTGTGACAGCATGTCAGTGCACCAAAAGTAAGCAAAAACTAACTTATCCTGGTTCATTTAGCTAATTGATGGCTTATCTCTCCTTTTCtcaatgcaacacacacacacacacacacacacacacacacacacacacacacacacacacacacacacacacacacacactttaaagagCCAGTTAAAGAGCCACAGCTTTCTTTTCCAGCCGTGTAGAGTTGCCAACACAAAGAGGAAATTAGAAGAAGAGCTGCTATAACATTGAATTGGTTTCTCACTTGCTGTGGTTCTTCCAAGGCTTCAGCAAGCAATCAGCCTTTGCATCAGCACAACGAATACTTGTTCACCCTTTCTTCAagcaaaatgtaataaaaatgtagttTCTTTCAGGCTGTTTAACTCGGAGATTGAAAAACTATTCAGATCACCCCTTAATTATTTTCATGGTACCACTAAAGCATAGCTTCCACCTCATAATAGtgagtaaacataaacattcataaaaaaCAATGCTGAAGAGACTCTAATAAAGCACAGCCTGACGTATTGCTCACATAATAAGGCCGTATGCCTTTCTTTgcaatttaaaaagaaatctccatatgcatttacaaaaatacaccacTGACACATCTGAGCAGATGAAGGCCATGCAGGGGCCTTAAAAGGGGAAATTGCCCAGGGTGAAATCATTTCGAACACAAGTGGCCAAAAATTACTTGAAAGGGCCTTTTAAAATGGTCATTTCAAATGGGACTAACTGATGGAcatgttagatttttttgtcCTATCATTTCTCTACTGGTAGGGGCAAGTTCAAATATGAAGCactacttttacatttaaaacagtagtaaattacaaataaaatgaatatttccATGGTGCAAAGTTCCTagtatttttcatttctatctCAAATATCAATGTATAACTTGTGCGTTTGTCTTGTTTGCATTTGAAAATTAGCTTTCATGTTCAGGCTATCAACTGAAACTGGTAGTGTGGGAAAATTTTTTAgtgcttatttattattaatttctttgCAGGACATATTCCTGTTTAAACAAGCaattattcattacattttctGCTATTAAAAACAACTAAATGCTATTATGACAAAAATTAAAgctatgaaaaagaaaaggcacAGCCTGGCTTATAGTTAATTCACTGCCAATGCTTATAGTAAAGGATACAAGATACAGATATTGTCAGCATGAACATGATCTCATATTCTACCATGTATGACAGTAacagtttaatataaaacacaggaTTAATTATCTTAATGACCCTGTTCTCtttggtttgtgtgtattgtggcTTTCATGGCACTGTATATTCAAATGGTGCTGCAGATTTCCTATGATCTAGTGTGCTTTTGTATTATGATGCATGTTGAATCCTGGCTCTTGTCCCCTGTATGTGTATGGGATGACAAGAAAACCCACATAAAGATAACATACATGGGTAATAGGATATACAGAGTATAGAGGATATGGGCTATATGTTATGCATATTCCATAATGATATGCAAGACATTTCTgtgatcattttcatttattgtaTAGTCTCATCAACAGAAAATAATCAGGCTGCTGAAGATTTGGTTGAATATGTGGATGATACCTGTGGTGCATGCTCGGTCTGGACAGCTCTTGAACACAGCCGGGGTGTCTGGACCAGCCAGGCACTGACACGGTCAGATTTAAAAGTGACAGGCTGAGGGGACTGAGAGTCTGGGGTAGAAGTCTTCCAAAATGAAGCATACGGTGACCTATCAGGATCTGCCAAGATAAACAAATGATACATATGcttgtttaaatatattataatgtgGAAGGCTTTGTATAGTGTGGGATCTGAGTTTGTAAGTAGCTAATCTTCAGAAATTGATAATTTTTAAACAAGATATCATATAGTTGAATGATTTGAATGTAATACAGCAGTGTAATGCAGAATGGTCTTAGATGAGAAGTGTGATGAACCACTTCAGTTAGATTTTAGGGTTAAGGTCAGAATGAAAACACCATAAAACGTAGTGGATGATGTTTTAATCTGTAAAAAGAGTTACCAGTGGACATTGAGTTACCTGGCACAGGGGTCTGGGGTGGAGCCATACCATCTAAGCTACATTTATTGACCTGAGGAAGAAAACAAGAAGTGTTCATCAAGATGGTCTGGCAAAAATACGTATTCATACTGCCATGGTTGTGCAAATCTCTTGCAGCAAAAGaatattctttttaattttctatGAAACCAAAGCTCTGGATACAAATACTACAGTTAGTAAGTACTATACACATtggaatatatataataatataatatataataatatatgcacatacatacaccagACTGGaaacatattttcttttctttatgaaAATTTAAGCATGTATCTTTCTAATATTGATTTGTATTTGTTGCTTCTTGGAAAATATTCAGATGTCAGTATGCATTACAATTTGATATCAATGACTAACTGTTGTTTGGCTGTACACATTGTATGTAAAAGCTGGTTGTGTCATACAGCGGTCACCAAGTGCATTAGGCTCACCGGCTgttgtatacattttatactaGCAGCTGGAAATGATTCTTCAGATTTCTGATAAGCTCTCCTCCTCCAAGAATCCTTGGTAAGGTGCTCATCTGTGCTGCAAACCCCTAGGAATGAAAGATAATCTTTATGGTGTCTAATGCTTCAACAAAAGATATGCCTCttgatttatataattataaaaaataaatcctgtatGGGGGCTTATATTATGCAATGGGCCTCAAAACATGAATACAATAGATTATTAAAAAGGATTATGgtccaacacaacacacaatcagacagaaAGCAACCTGAATAGTAATTTTAGATATTGTGTATTTGTAGgtattgtgtattttaatatCCACCTGCACAAGCACTGAGGAAGGAGGATTCTGCATCTGCATGGGTGATGGAGCCTCCAATGTCCACTGAGGGGTCCCACTCCAGGACAAGCTGCTCTGGGCAAACCTGAGTGGGGTTACCCTGGACTGGTGGTGCAAGGCTATGGTCTTTAACACTTTCCTCTTCCAGCAATATCTCAGAGGGACAGCCAGAGTCTGGACACAGAACCCAGTCATCCTCAAACACCTGCAAAAAAGAAACACTTCTTGCCTCAACAGCACTTAGAATTCATACTTTTAGAGGTTAGACATTCTTCTTAAGAAAACTTGGGTTTCTTGGGTTATTTGTTATAATAgcattataatcatttatttactgtatatatcattTTAGGTACTTCCTTTCTTTCAAGAAATGTTACCATATTAAGCTCTAGAATGGATCGGACAGCCTGCATTACAAATTGTAAGAGAACACTGTGAGGGTGAATAATTACACCCTATAAGACTGATTACTTAATTCAGAAGTTAAAACCCTCTTTCATCAAT
It encodes the following:
- the si:ch211-137a8.2 gene encoding nesprin-2 isoform X2, which encodes MSTEKAFGQCTEAFDFKGHPEHANLQDWLSLADLSQDDTFSFEGCMQLERRWMLWHKFMNEYSCLDDWLRLAEKAAASPNSSHVLYTTAKEELQKFESLRTEARLCLPQLDSLSHTSHILLRLFKGTMKTRLIDMTKECGQRWDQLSTSLDVVCRRLKHFVVQREDFERQQEEMAIWLADMDLKLTEVEHFSEMNTCAKMRQLQGFQEAVAESAGRLNALLQQGEELIQRSEPADAQVIESQLQELLLYCARVFQGLNCLHTRLLSMRLVFEDDWVLCPDSGCPSEILLEEESVKDHSLAPPVQGNPTQVCPEQLVLEWDPSVDIGGSITHADAESSFLSACAGVCSTDEHLTKDSWRRRAYQKSEESFPAASIKCIQQPVNKCSLDGMAPPQTPVPDPDRSPYASFWKTSTPDSQSPQPVTFKSDRVSAWLVQTPRLCSRAVQTEHAPQYSRFYSSTSMHKGEEVGEADYLENVLLKRQSCLQHTNNMCFTKSCDLQSKSTKHYPSSQCMKERLNLKDSMKESSCTKTHCANREQQHWSLSLLNLLEFLKSPSLLCILLALFVVLVIWLTSVLQDNQCYRSNSLAHSFHLALCYVNGPPPT
- the si:ch211-137a8.2 gene encoding nesprin-2 isoform X1 is translated as MSTEKAFGQCTEAFDFKGHPEHANLQDWLSLADLSQDDTFSFEGCMQLERRWMLWHKFMNEYSCLDDWLRLAEKAAASPNSSHVLYTTAKEELQKFESLRTEARLCLPQLDSLSHTSHILLRLFKGTMKTRLIDMTKECGQRWDQLSTSLDVVCRRLKHFVVQREDFERQQEEMAIWLADMDLKLTEVEHFSEMNTCAKMRQLQGFQEAVAESAGRLNALLQQGEELIQRSEPADAQVIESQLQELLLYCARVFQGLNCLHTRLLSMRLVFEDDWVLCPDSGCPSEILLEEESVKDHSLAPPVQGNPTQVCPEQLVLEWDPSVDIGGSITHADAESSFLSACAGVCSTDEHLTKDSWRRRAYQKSEESFPAASIKCIQQPVNKCSLDGMAPPQTPVPDPDRSPYASFWKTSTPDSQSPQPVTFKSDRVSAWLVQTPRLCSRAVQTEHAPQQYSRFYSSTSMHKGEEVGEADYLENVLLKRQSCLQHTNNMCFTKSCDLQSKSTKHYPSSQCMKERLNLKDSMKESSCTKTHCANREQQHWSLSLLNLLEFLKSPSLLCILLALFVVLVIWLTSVLQDNQCYRSNSLAHSFHLALCYVNGPPPT